The Montipora capricornis isolate CH-2021 chromosome 1, ASM3666992v2, whole genome shotgun sequence genome contains a region encoding:
- the LOC138018520 gene encoding zinc finger MYM-type protein 1-like produces MELWDWSLTVSKDTEMKARIRGVQSMMTTFNFYFGCTLGEQLLRQTDNLSRALQDSSTSAAQGNRLAQDVVKTLLKDRTDTSFHLFWARILQRKTTEIQTTEDPMLPRKRKAPVRHEVGEQNTHHFPKTHKDHYRRIYFNAIDTVTQCIATRFEQKDFKIYLNIQELLLKSFASEPCDTELAEVVKMYSEDLDSFKLKGQLLLLPQTAESMGFDTSEFDVNDLVTFLQSLDSSRRKLLSEISTLGKLLLVLPATNAVSERSFSALKRVKTYLRSTTGDSILNNHRMLHVHKDRTDSLTLVDVANDFVGEKENRKQLFGKFSANDIPNKFSTSSKSTQTEN; encoded by the coding sequence ATGGAACTATGGGACTGGTCGCTAACCGTGTCAAAAGACACGGAAATGAAGGCAAGAATCCGAGGTGTTCAAAGTATGATGACAacgttcaatttttattttggttgtACTCTGGGAGAGCAGCTTCTGAGGCAGACCGACAACCTAAGTCGCGCCTTGCAAGATTCATCCACCTCAGCTGCTCAAGGTAACAGACTTGCCCAGGATGTGGTAAAAACCTTACTGAAAGATCGGACTGATACCTCATTTCATCTTTTTTGGGCTCGGATCTTACAGCGCAAAACTACAGAGATTCAGACCACTGAGGATCCTATGTTACCCAGGAAGAGAAAAGCACCAGTCAGGCACGAAGTTGGAGAACAGAACACCCACCACTTTCCTAAAACCCACAAAGACCATTACAGACGAATCTACTTTAATGCGATAGATACTGTAACCCAATGCATCGCCACAAGATTTGAgcaaaaagacttcaaaatctaCTTGAACATACAGGAGCTCCTCTTGAAGTCTTTTGCCAGTGAGCCATGTGACACTGAGCTAGCCGAAGTGGTGAAAATGTACAGCGAAGATTTGGATTCTTTCAAGTTAAAAGGACAACTTTTGCTTTTACCACAGACAGCAGAGTCAATGGGGTTTGACACTTCAGAATTTGACGTCAATGATTTGGTAACCTTCTTGCAGTCGCTTGATAGCTCCCGCCGAAAACTATTAAGCGAAATTTCTACCCTGGGAAAGCTGTTACTCGTCCTGCCAGCAACCAATGCCGTTAGTGAGAGATCGTTTTCAGCTTTAAAGCGGGTGAAGACGTATTTGCGCTCAACAACCGGAGACTCTATACTCAACAACCACAGGATGTTGCATGTTCACAAGGACAGAACAGATTCTCTGACCCTTGTAGACGTAGCTAATGACTTCGTTGGGGAGAAAGAAAACCGAA